The window ATCAATTCTATTTAAATCAAGATTAAGTCCCCCGAAAATCCGTGCAGGTATATTGAGATTGCTTTCTGTCCCCAGTTTAGTGCCTCTACACTTGGAAGAGCTGCAAGTGGCCATGTCTTCCAGAACTCTTTCATCAGGTTCATTCAGATCAAAATCAAGTAGCGTATGGCACTGCTTTCCAGAAGAATTAGATGATGGTATCTCAGAAGTATTGTGTGCCATTTTCATAACTTTTCGTGGTTCTGCAGGCCGAAAGGCACTTGTAGCAGCAGAGCCTTTCCACCCGGCCTCACCCTTATTCTTCATTAAGTTTTCAGGTGGCAGAAAAGGCCCCTTGGCAGCTGCAGCAACTGTTATTTGAGCAGGTAAACCATTTGACATGGGAATTGTAAAAGGAGAGGGAATAGGCACATGGGTGGTAGAGGGACTAACTGTTGCAACTGAAACAGCAGCCTCAACTTGGTGTCCATCATCCCCAATGATGCCTTCATTCAAATCAAAGTCAAGCTTAGCTGAATCTGCTGCAGGTAAGACAGCAGATGAAGTCTCTGTAGGTGGTGAAAAATCCACATGAACATCCTCTACAGTCCTGGATAACAAAGAGCCTTCATGCTTTAATCCATGCTTGATTTCTGGGGGCATGCAACTTGTTGGCTCTACCTGATTGGCTAATCCCACAGGTGCACTTTcttgagcttcctccatcttCGAATCATCATTACCTCCCGCAATGCCAGTAGAGCTCGTTGATtgccttgctgattcatcaagtTTAGGCAGAACAGAACTATTGTTCTCATGCTTGCCATTTAATTCTGAGTCACTGCTCTCCATTTTATCAGACTTACAAGTTCTGGACTTATCTGATGAAATAGTTACTTTACTTTGTTGCATAGGTAGCTTCAGTTCATATGAGGTGGCAACCTCAGCCACCTCTTTAGGTGCAGTACATGACTGAGATTCCTCAACAACAAACTTTTCTGATTCTTCACTGGCTGAAGCAGCTAATGCAAGCCGATGCCCATCTCGGGTAGCAACTTCTGATGGACACACATCATTATCTATGTTTGGATGAGTGCAATCAACAGGCTTGCTTTCATCTGTTGATGTGCTTctttcttcgagtttgcaatctGTGAACTGCTCTATGACTTCTCTATCAGTAGTCGGTTTTTCTTCCAGCTGAGAGGTTCCTTCAGTATCGTGTTTCACCGGATCAGCAGATTCAGACTCAGAGAGAGTTCTTCcacctctttcttcttctttctttttctcagaATTAATGCAAGAGTCTTCAGATTTATGGAAATTTGCAGCAGTATGAGATTGTTCACCTTGGCCACCTAGCAATTTATTTTCCTGCAATGTGGCAGTAGTTTCATTGTTTCCAGGAAAGATGGACTCATTGGAGTATGAAGCATCCTTGTTTAAGATGGAACCAGCACCCTTATCTTGCTTGCTGACATCTGTGACAACAGCTCCATTATAGCAAACATGCCTCTGTGTAATATCACCATCACTTAACATTGATTTTGGACTATGGACAACATCCCCTTCACTTGACAATTTCAACTTGGCCTCTGTTGATACATCCTCCAACGCAGGTGAAGTTCCATGCGAGACATTAGGGGAATTCAAGTCAGATTTGGAGATTTCTCCAGCTGCCACACTAGCAAGTAAATTCATCCCATTATCATCTTCAGTGGCTATAGGTGTAGTAGGTTCAGAATACCTAATGCAACTTTCAATTAAGGCATTTATAGAACGAAAAGAACTTCTCATCCTGGGTTCAGCTGAGGAAATTCCCTTTTCATTTCCAGATGATGAACACATAGCTTTTGCAGACTCTACATCCTTACCAGTTTCCTTGGCACTCTTGAGGTGTGATTCGTCGGGACCAGGTGATCTGAGACCTCCAGATCCAACTGGCTGATCATTGGCATCATTGCTCTGCCGTGATTCTTTATTGGAATCTCTGGAAATATTAGACCAATGAGTTTCACTCCTTGATTTCACCTTACGATAACCTTGCTCATGTTTGTCTGAGACACAAGGAGATGATGCTCCACTGCCTGTCACGGTGGAATCCTCAATTGAACCCCCAGTTGCACTTCTTTCAGGGCTTCGAACATGGCTAGGCAACTTTACAATGAGCCTTTGCTTATTTCCATGCTCTGATATGGGCATATCAATTGACTTTTCACAAAATATACCTGTTTGTGATGATTTTTCCTGTGTTTTAGCCCTACCAACGGAACCAGATTTACTTAGATGAATTTCTTTATGTGCCCCAGATATAGTTGTTCCAGAAACCCCATTGCCAGATCTTCGAGGATGAGATGAACTCCCAGCAGCCTTAGCAAAATTTACAGAACCAGGACTTGAACTTCTTGCGTGTTCCTTCTGCGAACTTCCCACTGTCTTAGTATGATCACTTGAATATGTCTGGCTATTGTTCTGGGATTGACTAGAACTACTGCTCTTCTCCTCCTTTGCAGCAACTGATGGCACATCTGTACTCCCAGTGTTAGCAGCAGCTTTGCAAGATGAGTCCTTCAAGCCAACACCAGAAGATATTACTAAAGCTGATCCAACTTTCAAGGAGCCTTGTGTCAATGAAGACGACTTTACAGTAGCATCTGAATGGCCAGACTTGAAAGATGTTGTTTTAGATGATGAAAACTGACTAACATGAGTCTTTGTAGGCACCTCAGTTACAGCAGTGCGCCGATTCCCTGCATGGGAAGCATCAGAAGAACCTGGTTTTACTTGCCAAACAGGTTGGTTTGATGTCACAAATTTTGCATCATTGATCTTCGTCATTTCTGCATCAACCCGTTTCTTCCATGTGTCAATAAGACCCCTAGCTTTCTTCTGTATCTCAAGGTTCTTATGGCTCCGTAAATTATTAACAGATTTACCAATATTGCAAGTCTGCAGAGCATTAAGGTTCACTGGCAATTTTGCAAGGGCGCGAAGAAGAGACAAGAGTAGCTCTTCAATTGTTTTATCACTTTCTTTGGGACTAACACCATCACTGGTCTTAGATTTGTGAACCTCCTGAAGCCATTCATCCAAGATCAATAGGCCTCGAAGCTGAACAAACCTAATAAGGCAATCATACCGATCAGTAGCTGTGATAACATCAGCAACTAGTGTTCGCACAGTTACATTCATTGTCTTCTCGGTTTTATCAAGATGCATGAGATTCACCAATTTCTCCACTCCTTCAGAGCTTACAAGTCCACCTTTATCTGTAATTTTGACTATCTCTGCCTTTACCATATTCTCTGTTTTAAAGCTAAAAGAATCATCGTCTGGTTTAGAGGAACACTCGCTCTTGATGAGCTCTGTACCATGATCAATTCTATCCTTCCTCTTCCCCTTTGAGTGAGAATGGAGAGATGATCCAGTAGTTCGTACACTATCAGAGCCAGTTTTCAGCTGAGTGCTTGTCAGACTATCAATTGGTTTAGGTGACCTTCCACCAGATTGTATTCCTGCATGCATTTCTGGTCGTGTTTTGCCCAAAAGCTGGTCTACTTCCTCTCTGAGATTCCTAAGATGACGAGGCAACAATTACCAGTCAGACTAGACAATACAACAAAAGAGGAAAACCAACTAATGGCACAGAGAGAAGGAATATCAGAATGGCACAAAACTCACATTGCTATTCTCTTGATCAGTTAACCACCACAAACACATGTTAGTAATGTCATATACTTAATATACAAATGAAGATATCCCAACGTCAGCTCAATGTCTGTTGTGATGGGGATGCATAGAAAAAAGATTTATGCAATTTTTTGGAAGACATAGGAATCGTATCCTTGTTGAATGCATAAAACTCTCATTTGAAGCAGCTTCAAGCAATCAAACTTATGCAAGCTTTGTCTCAGCAACAAATAACATGTAACTTAAAGTGATCTTCGCTTGCAAGAAACCAaggtattatttaaaaaataggtGGTTCACTTCTTCCTTGGAGAAGAGCATGATCACCTATTCAAATTTCCCGTCTATCCTGCAAggaaagaatttgataaaattaagATGAGTTATGTGGCACAAAAGAATAGATGGATATTAGTTATGAAACATACCTACATAAATTAAGAAGTTGCCATCATTAATTAAAGCAGTCAAACTACTTCCTATTTCACAATTCAAGATCTGAATTACAGATCAGCGGCAACTGTCTAAAATAAGTatcgaaattaaaaataaaacagcTACCAAACAGAATTCCAGTGATTGCAGGGAGAAACATTCACTACTTGCTGTCAAAAATCATAGGTCAAATTGAACACACCTCTTTCCAGAACTCCAAACATAAATCCTCTAATAAATCCTTATATGTCATTCACAAACTTAAAAAATCTAGTTTTCTCCCTTAAAATGAATAAAGACATACCTATTGATGGCCAGATGTAATGGAAGTATATGGAAAGAAATAATACAGGCAACAGAACTATATTGAACTTGTAAGCAGCCATCATGATAAATTTTATCCAAACAGTATCCTACCCAAATGGAATTCTACCTAAAGTTCATCCCAACGTTAGAAAAGAAACAAAACCATAAAAATTTCAGCAAGTTTACTCTCACGACTAAAAGATCAAGTTTGAGGCAACATGATTACCCGACTCTGTTAATTAGGCCCGAGTGTTCATACCAGAGCAATCATCATGACGGCTGATTTAAGTTACAGAAATCGAACAACCATTCTCAATATAAAACATGCCAAATTTCTCAAAAATTCCACGGCAACCACAGCTCTAAAAAAATAGCCGAATAAGGGGGGAAAGTGATGAAAATTAACAATAACACAACAATATAGCAGCAATCAAATCAGAAATTAGAAATTTTCCCACAAAGAACTCACACAAAAGACGGCACGGATCAAGAAcacaaaggaagaaaaaaattCATCTTCAGTACCGACCATCGCCGGGAAGGAGAGAATAAGTGCACAGAGTCAAACTCTATAACGAACCTCTGGACACCGGGACGGGATTCAGATCCGACCTCTGCGCGCCCCTCTACCAGCGGGATCCTCGATACAGGCTCGAGATGAGAAACCCTAATTCGGCTCGTACGGGAATCCAACTCCGAAGCAGAAGGAGAGATCGGAAGAAGGATCGGACACGAGAAACTGGAGGGAAATCTACGGATTGCGAGATGGAACGTATCGGGAACGGCAAATTGCGTCGAGGGTTTCGCGATCTGACGAAATGGGAGCACTTTGGGCAACGGGAGAAGtggaaagaaaaagagagaagatCGAAACGAAGATGACGCGGTGCCGTTTTGTTGGATGGTAGCGGCCGGTACCAGAGGAGGTGTGCCCGTGACCCGTCAAGCGTCCGGGTCTGCAACACCCGACCCGCTAAATTGGACCCGCCCCGATCCGAAATTCTGGTTCTCTTCGAGGGTAAATGAGTAAATCACACTCACGATGGGTTAAACTGTTATTTTCCAAAATCCAGAGGGCAAAATGTAAAAGACCCAACACCGAGCCgcaaactgatttttttttatcaatataaaATATCAAAAAGATTAATCACTTTGACGCTTCCTTCTCACTTTAGTGGATGCGGCAATTTGATAAATGACATACATGATATAATGTATTTATCAAAAAGATGCATTATCATTTTGTATATATCAAAAGGCATAAATAAATGatgtataatatataatataatccTCCCGTCAATCTCTTCGGTTCAGTAGTCAAATACCGAAGCATCCGAACCACTTTTTgaataactttaattttaaaaaaataacttcgATCATTTGTCTACCTCCCTCTTTCGTAAC is drawn from Zingiber officinale cultivar Zhangliang chromosome 1B, Zo_v1.1, whole genome shotgun sequence and contains these coding sequences:
- the LOC121974279 gene encoding uncharacterized protein LOC121974279; the encoded protein is MNLREEVDQLLGKTRPEMHAGIQSGGRSPKPIDSLTSTQLKTGSDSVRTTGSSLHSHSKGKRKDRIDHGTELIKSECSSKPDDDSFSFKTENMVKAEIVKITDKGGLVSSEGVEKLVNLMHLDKTEKTMNVTVRTLVADVITATDRYDCLIRFVQLRGLLILDEWLQEVHKSKTSDGVSPKESDKTIEELLLSLLRALAKLPVNLNALQTCNIGKSVNNLRSHKNLEIQKKARGLIDTWKKRVDAEMTKINDAKFVTSNQPVWQVKPGSSDASHAGNRRTAVTEVPTKTHVSQFSSSKTTSFKSGHSDATVKSSSLTQGSLKVGSALVISSGVGLKDSSCKAAANTGSTDVPSVAAKEEKSSSSSQSQNNSQTYSSDHTKTVGSSQKEHARSSSPGSVNFAKAAGSSSHPRRSGNGVSGTTISGAHKEIHLSKSGSVGRAKTQEKSSQTGIFCEKSIDMPISEHGNKQRLIVKLPSHVRSPERSATGGSIEDSTVTGSGASSPCVSDKHEQGYRKVKSRSETHWSNISRDSNKESRQSNDANDQPVGSGGLRSPGPDESHLKSAKETGKDVESAKAMCSSSGNEKGISSAEPRMRSSFRSINALIESCIRYSEPTTPIATEDDNGMNLLASVAAGEISKSDLNSPNVSHGTSPALEDVSTEAKLKLSSEGDVVHSPKSMLSDGDITQRHVCYNGAVVTDVSKQDKGAGSILNKDASYSNESIFPGNNETTATLQENKLLGGQGEQSHTAANFHKSEDSCINSEKKKEEERGGRTLSESESADPVKHDTEGTSQLEEKPTTDREVIEQFTDCKLEERSTSTDESKPVDCTHPNIDNDVCPSEVATRDGHRLALAASASEESEKFVVEESQSCTAPKEVAEVATSYELKLPMQQSKVTISSDKSRTCKSDKMESSDSELNGKHENNSSVLPKLDESARQSTSSTGIAGGNDDSKMEEAQESAPVGLANQVEPTSCMPPEIKHGLKHEGSLLSRTVEDVHVDFSPPTETSSAVLPAADSAKLDFDLNEGIIGDDGHQVEAAVSVATVSPSTTHVPIPSPFTIPMSNGLPAQITVAAAAKGPFLPPENLMKNKGEAGWKGSAATSAFRPAEPRKVMKMAHNTSEIPSSNSSGKQCHTLLDFDLNEPDERVLEDMATCSSSKCRGTKLGTESNLNIPARIFGGLNLDLNRIDETENGQSFSSISCRQDVPLLAAAPALTEFPNRETNMLRDFDLNNGPGLDEISAESLTRSQNMKTASSLPFLFPVSNIRMNTNELGSVSSWFPPGSSYPAVAMPSFLSNREQLYPIVAAPGAQRTLGPVTPSGPFGSDVYRGPVISSSLPMGFTPAAFPYPGFTYGYNFPLPATSFSGGSTTYAESSSSIASGFHAMPTPLVGPAGTVLSNYRKPHLASLPEGSNGSESDNPRRWITPSLDLNSGPGNIDAEGKVERSNLASRQLLSATSQGFAEEQVGMHTVPAGGLKRKEPEGGWETGRSSYKQLSWR